The following coding sequences lie in one Myxococcus xanthus genomic window:
- a CDS encoding caspase family protein codes for MTLALLLAAVVAAQPTATDADGNPRRFALAVGNNRGSSADAVLRYAERDAHNVMDVLYEVGGVRRDDAVLVLGHDADTVRQAVARFERHLQTQARKGDQLFVYVSSHADAGELHLSGTNLPLHELVRFIERAPVSVALLVVDSCQSGEAVRLKGLKPIPSVLVSVERPELAGRVIITASAADEAAQESDALGGSVFTHHLVAALRGAADVSGDGRVTLAEAYTYSYARTVESSLMSRAGAQHPSFHFDLQGKGDLVLSSPALATSLLTLAIDEPGDWTVFTLAGEPFLGNLRKGAGAATLALPAGGYIVTTRGEHSAMTARVQVPDAGRAQLTRAQLRPQQLEVNALKGEASPAWRVHVGPSIGKPLVPSFGAMVGGTAALHYQWTAPWANLLTAGVDVRHGRHPSGNLRQNDHTLRLGVGHDARVWRNLRLHGAVEVGATLSQQWQPSNGEKALALQPTVGAVGGAWLPVYGAFGMSLLVNAGHTWVREEAGTASALSLGGSLGIGFMR; via the coding sequence TTCGCCCTGGCGGTGGGCAACAACCGAGGCTCCAGCGCGGACGCGGTGCTGCGTTACGCGGAGCGCGACGCGCACAATGTGATGGACGTGTTGTACGAGGTGGGCGGCGTGCGGCGGGACGACGCAGTGCTCGTCCTGGGCCATGACGCGGACACGGTGCGCCAGGCGGTGGCCCGCTTCGAGCGCCACCTCCAGACGCAGGCACGGAAGGGCGACCAGCTCTTCGTCTACGTCTCCAGCCACGCGGACGCGGGCGAGCTGCACCTGTCCGGCACGAACCTGCCCCTGCACGAGCTGGTGCGCTTCATCGAGCGCGCGCCGGTGAGCGTCGCGCTCCTCGTGGTGGACTCGTGTCAGTCCGGTGAGGCGGTGCGACTCAAGGGGCTGAAGCCCATCCCCAGCGTCCTGGTCAGCGTGGAGCGGCCGGAGCTGGCGGGACGGGTCATCATCACCGCCTCCGCTGCGGATGAAGCCGCGCAGGAGTCGGACGCGCTCGGAGGCTCCGTCTTCACGCACCACCTGGTCGCGGCGCTGCGAGGAGCAGCGGACGTCTCCGGGGATGGTCGCGTCACGCTCGCGGAGGCCTATACTTACTCCTACGCGCGGACGGTGGAGTCCTCGCTGATGTCCCGCGCGGGCGCGCAGCACCCCAGCTTCCACTTCGACCTCCAGGGAAAGGGAGACCTGGTCCTCTCCTCCCCCGCCCTGGCCACGTCGCTGTTGACGCTCGCCATCGACGAGCCCGGAGATTGGACTGTGTTCACGCTGGCGGGAGAGCCCTTCCTGGGCAACCTGCGCAAGGGCGCGGGCGCGGCCACGCTCGCACTCCCGGCGGGCGGCTACATCGTCACCACCCGCGGCGAACACTCCGCGATGACGGCGCGCGTGCAGGTGCCCGACGCCGGGCGCGCCCAGCTCACACGGGCCCAGCTCCGCCCTCAGCAGTTGGAGGTGAACGCGCTCAAGGGCGAGGCGTCTCCGGCGTGGCGGGTGCATGTGGGGCCCAGCATCGGCAAGCCGCTCGTCCCATCCTTCGGCGCCATGGTGGGTGGCACCGCCGCGCTCCACTACCAATGGACCGCGCCCTGGGCGAACCTGCTGACCGCTGGGGTGGACGTGCGGCATGGGCGGCACCCTTCCGGCAACCTCCGGCAGAACGACCACACACTGCGGCTGGGCGTGGGACATGACGCACGCGTCTGGCGGAACCTGCGGCTTCACGGCGCGGTGGAGGTCGGCGCCACCCTGTCCCAGCAGTGGCAGCCCAGCAATGGGGAGAAGGCGCTCGCCCTGCAGCCCACCGTGGGCGCAGTGGGAGGTGCGTGGCTCCCCGTGTACGGAGCCTTCGGGATGTCGCTGCTCGTGAACGCGGGACACACTTGGGTGCGTGAGGAGGCGGGCACCGCGTCCGCGCTGTCGCTTGGGGGCAGTCTCGGAATCGGCTTCATGCGCTGA